Genomic DNA from Alkalihalobacterium alkalinitrilicum:
CACTTCCATAATAATTCTAATAAGCAGTGATCTTCTTTTGAGACAAAAATAGCCATTTTTTTAATGCGCTTTTCACTTTCAAGTCGCCATTCAATAGAGAAGTCTTCAGCAATGGGTAAAAACTCGGACTGAATGCGCGGGAATGCTGTATCGAAATCGTTTAGATCAAACTCAATCCGCATATAAAACATTCCGCCTTCCGGGTCGGTTGTATACTGATCTGATTGAACAATATTAGCTCCTTGTTTATATAAGAAATTTGAAATAGCGGAAACAATACCTGGACGGTCTGGACATGATATTAATAATTTTGCGCGGTTTTCTAAATTTTTTTGCAACATATTCTTTTTTTCTCCCTTACTCAAAACATTTTAGTAAAAGGTTACCACGTTTCTATATAAAAAGAAAAGAGTAAAACCATGGGTGTCTGAATATTAAAAGACGTATAATTTAAATTATTAGTAATCAACAACTAACAAATGATCCACATTTTAAATATAATGTAGTATAGAGAATGTAAGGGGGCATGCTTATGAGGGATTGTCGTGTAGAAAAAGCAATAATAAATGAAGTTGATCAAATAACAGTCATCATGTCCTCCACAATTGAACTATCGCATGATTTTTTTAAATTACGAACAGGAAAAAAAGAAATACCGATCGTCAACGTTAAAGAACAGTCGAATAGGCAATATATGTTACAGTTACTAGATCCAGTTGAATTTGGCAAAGAATACACATTAGATACTAAACTTGGTGATAGTCTACTAGTGGAAGTTGGTAGCGTCGTTCGAACTAATGCGTTTGATGACCTGTTTTACTATGAAGATAATGATTTAGGGGCTACTTATTCACAGTCAAGTACAACTTTTAAAGTTTGGGCACCAACAGCTACAGAAGTAAGATTAATCGTTTTTAATGAATGGCAAGAGGAAAAAGGAATAGAAATTCCAATGGTTCGAAAACAAAAGGGTGTTTGGAAATTATCATTACCAGGTGACCAAAATGGATTATTTTATTTATATAAAGTGTGTGTAAATGGAATATGGAATGAAGCTGTCGATCCATACGCGAAAGCACTAACCATTAATGGTCTAAAAGGAATGGTTATTGATTTGTCAAAAACGAACCCAGTCGATTGGCCAAGAAAATTGCCGTTCCATAAACGAAATGAAACTATTATTTATGAAGCTCATATAAGAGATTTTACGATAGCGAGGACAAGTGGAATTGATAAGAAAGGCAAATATATAGGGTGGACTGAAGAACATACAACAGGAAGTAATGGAACAGTAACGGGGTTAGATTATATTAAACAACTAGGAATAACACATGTTCAATTATTACCAATTAACGATTTTGGGAGTATCGACGAAGAAAAGCAAGATAGCTACAACTGGGGATACGATCCTACGCATTTCTTTGTACCAGAAGGAAGCTACTCTATTTATCCAGAAGATCCTTATGCACGGATCATAGAAGTGAAAAATTTAATTTCAACATTGCACCAACATCAACTTCGAGTGATTTTGGATGTTGTATACAATCATATATATATTTGGCAAGTTAGCGATTTTGAAAAGATTGTTCCAGGCTATTTTTTTAGATATGACGAGAAAGACCAAATTTCCAATGGTACAGGGGTAGGCAATGATATTGCTTCAGAACGAAAAATGGTCCAAAAGTTTATTTTAGATTGTGTTACGTATTGGGCACAAGAGTACTATGTTGATGGATTTAGATTTGATTTAATGGGAATTTTAGATTTGGAAACGATGAAAAAAATAGCAGACCGTTTATATGAAATCAATCCATCGATTGTGTTACTTGGCGAGGGATGGAATTTACCAACCGCATACCCCGCTGAAAAAAGAGCAGTGCTCGAACAAGCTAAAATGCTACCAAATATAAGCTTCTTTAATGATCGTTTTCGGGACCGCTTGAAAGGGAGTAGCTTTAACCATTTAGATAAAGGGTTTATCAATGGGAACGCCGAACAAACCGAATCTACAAAAGAAGTTATTTCAGGGACGATGGGAATGTTTCATCCGCATGATCAACTTTTTTCTAATCCACAACAATCGATAAATTATATAGAATGTCATGATAACCATACTTTATGGGATAAACTTACTCTTTCCAATGGTGGAGACCCAGAAGCATTTCGTTATAAAATGCATCGTTTAGGAACATCGATCGTTTTAACTGCTCAAGGTATTCCATTTATCCACGCAGGACAAGAATTTTTTCGGACGAAATATGGAGTAGAAAATAGTTATAACGCTCCTGATTCGATTAATGCCTTTGATTGGGATCGTAAAGCGAAGTTTATAGACAATGTCGAATATATTAAAGGCTTAAATTCTATTCGGAAAAAACATCCCGCTTTTCGGTTGAACTCGATGGAACAAGTGGAAAAACATATGAAACCTTTTCATACACCGCCTCATGTCATCGGGTATATGTTAGACAACTTATCTGGAATAGATGAATGGAATAGGATTGCTGTAATTCATAATGGGAGTTGGTCAACTATCGAACTCAACTTACCTTATAAAGGTGAGTGGTTTGTAATCGTTGACGATGAGAGGGCAGATTTGATACCATTGTATTCTGAAAAAGAAACATCTATAAAAATTCTTCCAATCAGTACAAAAGTATTATTTCAGGTGTAAAGCAGAGTCAAGTATAGCGGCTCTGCTTCATGATTCTGTATAATTAATATTGTGTATAATTATTTTAAACATCACTCGGTCCTTTTGAAATTGAAGAAGTCAATATTGGAACCTGGCTAGTAGGAACGACCTGATTACTCAACTATCCACGATTGAAGAATGGGGAAATAGTTGCGTGAAGTTTTACTTTATACATAGGCTAACTAACAAAATTGAGTTATACTGTAAATAATAAAATGGTGGAAAAACATATTAAATCAAAATTGAGGGTGAAATGGTTGGGAATTTTTTTAGGAGACGACTGGCATGTAACACCTGCCGGCGGAGCAACAGGAGAAGCGTATATTGCACAGCAGGGTGACCAGAAGCTTTTTTTAAAGCGAAATTCGTCTCCATTTTTAGCCGTTTTATCTGCAGAAGGCATTGTTCCAAAATTGCTTTGGACGAAACGATTAGAAAGTGGGGATGTCATTACTGCACAGCGAT
This window encodes:
- the pulA gene encoding type I pullulanase; the protein is MRDCRVEKAIINEVDQITVIMSSTIELSHDFFKLRTGKKEIPIVNVKEQSNRQYMLQLLDPVEFGKEYTLDTKLGDSLLVEVGSVVRTNAFDDLFYYEDNDLGATYSQSSTTFKVWAPTATEVRLIVFNEWQEEKGIEIPMVRKQKGVWKLSLPGDQNGLFYLYKVCVNGIWNEAVDPYAKALTINGLKGMVIDLSKTNPVDWPRKLPFHKRNETIIYEAHIRDFTIARTSGIDKKGKYIGWTEEHTTGSNGTVTGLDYIKQLGITHVQLLPINDFGSIDEEKQDSYNWGYDPTHFFVPEGSYSIYPEDPYARIIEVKNLISTLHQHQLRVILDVVYNHIYIWQVSDFEKIVPGYFFRYDEKDQISNGTGVGNDIASERKMVQKFILDCVTYWAQEYYVDGFRFDLMGILDLETMKKIADRLYEINPSIVLLGEGWNLPTAYPAEKRAVLEQAKMLPNISFFNDRFRDRLKGSSFNHLDKGFINGNAEQTESTKEVISGTMGMFHPHDQLFSNPQQSINYIECHDNHTLWDKLTLSNGGDPEAFRYKMHRLGTSIVLTAQGIPFIHAGQEFFRTKYGVENSYNAPDSINAFDWDRKAKFIDNVEYIKGLNSIRKKHPAFRLNSMEQVEKHMKPFHTPPHVIGYMLDNLSGIDEWNRIAVIHNGSWSTIELNLPYKGEWFVIVDDERADLIPLYSEKETSIKILPISTKVLFQV